Proteins from a genomic interval of Corynebacterium deserti GIMN1.010:
- a CDS encoding GntR family transcriptional regulator, with the protein MPDTTAPLFRQIATLIEDLIVDGTLKPGDRAPSINELAAFHRINPATARKGLGVLFDAHILFKRPGIGMFVTDDAPRLARERREAAFTASFLVPLVDESIKLGLTHSYVHALLDQVAESRGLYR; encoded by the coding sequence ATGCCGGACACAACCGCGCCCCTATTCCGCCAGATCGCCACGCTCATCGAAGATCTCATCGTTGACGGGACCCTCAAACCCGGCGACCGCGCACCGTCAATCAACGAGCTTGCCGCGTTTCACCGCATCAACCCAGCCACAGCCCGCAAGGGGCTGGGAGTGCTTTTCGACGCCCACATCCTTTTCAAACGTCCCGGCATTGGCATGTTCGTCACTGACGATGCCCCGCGTCTCGCCCGTGAACGCCGCGAAGCCGCCTTTACCGCCAGCTTTCTCGTCCCACTCGTCGACGAATCCATCAAACTCGGCCTCACCCACTCCTACGTCCACGCGCTGCTGGATCAGGTTGCGGAGAGTCGTGGGCTCTACAGGTAG
- a CDS encoding Gfo/Idh/MocA family protein — protein sequence MVFFNQRTNPLYEDLKDLMDSGELGKLRHCSSITTTWWSPQIYYNQSDWRATWGGEGSGVLVNQAPHQLDLWHWICGTPEKVFAGNAYGFRLDIALENTLHTLVSFPDGTSLHP from the coding sequence TTGGTATTCTTCAACCAGCGCACCAACCCGCTGTACGAGGACCTCAAAGACCTCATGGACTCCGGTGAACTGGGCAAACTGCGCCACTGCTCCTCGATTACCACCACCTGGTGGAGTCCGCAAATCTACTACAACCAGTCCGATTGGCGCGCAACCTGGGGTGGCGAAGGCAGCGGCGTTTTGGTCAACCAGGCACCTCACCAGCTCGACCTGTGGCACTGGATTTGTGGCACCCCAGAGAAGGTGTTTGCTGGCAACGCCTACGGATTCCGCCTCGACATCGCCCTGGAAAATACTCTCCACACATTGGTCTCCTTCCCTGACGGCACATCCCTGCACCCATGA
- a CDS encoding heavy-metal-associated domain-containing protein — protein MSTKNYHVEGMTCENCAASVEDEINLVAGTQGVEVDVEHGRVTVTGEGFSDDQIIEAIANAGLKVSTQ, from the coding sequence ATGAGCACCAAGAACTACCACGTTGAGGGTATGACCTGCGAGAACTGCGCAGCTTCCGTCGAGGATGAAATCAATCTCGTTGCGGGAACTCAGGGCGTGGAAGTAGATGTGGAGCACGGTCGTGTGACTGTCACGGGTGAAGGTTTCAGTGATGATCAGATCATTGAAGCCATCGCGAATGCGGGCCTTAAGGTGAGCACGCAGTAA
- a CDS encoding MFS transporter: MNLTRNDRLDRLPVTSKHKKLLGGSGIGWALDAMDVGLISFVMAALATHWGLTPTQTSWLGSIGFVGMAIGATFGGLLADKIGRRQVFALSLLVYGVATGASALSVSLVMLMALRFVVGLGLGAELPVASTLISEFSPRKVRGRMVVLLEAFWALGWILAAIIGAFVVTSSDNGWRWALALGCVPAAYAVYVRLGLPESVRFLERKGRHDEAEAIVVSFEEAARAEGKELDDAPVVNRDEEATGSVSIWSAALRKRTIALWIVWFCINLSYYGAFIWIPSLLVADGFTLVRSFQFTLIITLAQLPGYATAAWLIEKWGRRSTLATFLAGSAVSAALYGLADVEWQILVAGCLLSFFNLGAWGALYAIGPELYPTNVRGTGTGAAAGFGRIASIIAPLIVPPIIALGGHIALFALFASAFAIAAIAAFTLPEQKGKALAD; the protein is encoded by the coding sequence ATGAACTTAACTCGGAATGACCGGCTCGATCGCCTGCCCGTCACATCCAAGCATAAAAAGCTCCTCGGCGGCTCTGGCATCGGTTGGGCCCTCGATGCAATGGATGTTGGCCTTATTTCCTTTGTCATGGCTGCACTTGCCACTCACTGGGGTTTGACCCCCACCCAAACGTCTTGGCTCGGTTCCATCGGATTTGTCGGCATGGCAATCGGTGCAACGTTTGGCGGCCTCTTGGCGGACAAGATTGGGCGGCGACAAGTTTTCGCCTTGTCCCTCCTGGTCTACGGCGTCGCCACCGGCGCCTCTGCCCTTTCCGTCTCCCTGGTCATGCTCATGGCGCTGCGTTTTGTCGTGGGCCTCGGCTTGGGCGCCGAACTCCCAGTCGCTTCCACGCTGATCTCAGAGTTTTCTCCACGCAAAGTCCGCGGCCGCATGGTCGTTCTCCTTGAGGCTTTCTGGGCGCTGGGCTGGATCTTGGCTGCGATCATCGGCGCCTTTGTTGTGACGTCATCTGATAATGGCTGGCGCTGGGCACTCGCGCTGGGCTGCGTTCCTGCAGCGTACGCGGTCTACGTGCGTCTTGGCCTGCCGGAATCGGTGCGCTTCCTGGAGAGGAAGGGCCGCCACGATGAGGCCGAAGCAATTGTGGTGTCTTTCGAGGAGGCTGCTCGCGCGGAGGGCAAGGAGCTTGACGACGCCCCCGTCGTCAACCGTGATGAAGAAGCTACGGGGTCTGTCTCCATTTGGTCGGCTGCGCTGCGCAAGCGCACCATTGCACTGTGGATTGTGTGGTTCTGCATCAACCTGTCGTACTACGGCGCATTCATTTGGATTCCATCGCTGCTGGTTGCTGATGGTTTCACACTGGTTCGTTCGTTCCAGTTCACGCTGATCATCACCTTAGCGCAGCTTCCTGGCTATGCGACGGCTGCGTGGTTGATCGAAAAGTGGGGCCGACGAAGTACTCTGGCAACGTTCTTGGCTGGTTCTGCAGTTTCTGCTGCGCTCTACGGTTTGGCTGATGTGGAGTGGCAAATCCTTGTCGCAGGATGCCTGTTGTCATTCTTCAACTTGGGCGCTTGGGGCGCACTGTATGCCATTGGACCGGAGCTGTACCCCACTAACGTTCGTGGCACGGGAACGGGCGCTGCCGCCGGTTTCGGGCGCATCGCATCGATTATCGCACCGCTGATCGTTCCACCAATTATCGCGCTTGGTGGTCACATCGCACTGTTTGCACTATTTGCGTCAGCGTTTGCAATTGCAGCTATTGCCGCGTTTACGCTGCCTGAGCAGAAGGGTAAAGCTCTCGCTGATTAG
- a CDS encoding NYN domain-containing protein, with the protein MLERTQVFVDTSYLLASFYNSWETGARAQLEIDLPEVVGVLGRMIEQQLKQPVQRQMWYDGIPDSGPHRYQRALRTCDGVQLRAGQLIEWGERRTQKAVDTRLVADLVLAGVRGQCSDIVLVSGDADMIPGVQEAANAGLRVHLYGFGWDSMSSQLRHCCDTTTILDPREDFADCMQLQVLEGPLPPVVRVKPINDAEPIEELDFTPVPGVATPFAKDEGAATESAPAAGEIPGDVSAEAGASESSPAVSPDEKFSPRPGEPAEALEDQMCEAQNSLDKAEKVVAEPPIDPQVTMPQSAQVPTPGKVPEGAPSASSSAVSPSPTSMPSAPKPAAPKPAAPKPQAPSPSDIAEKQPVAKSAPAESSQVEKKIEESRPKIPNPSMMAPRRKLRSRYVPLPNEVWATAGFQTPYDVGQQYASWWFENAATSTQRDQAHLLSGGGLPPEIDRPLLQFACETLHEYTLTEAQRVSLRDGFHSGIRAVLLNQRNQ; encoded by the coding sequence ATGCTTGAACGCACTCAGGTATTCGTGGACACGTCCTACCTGCTCGCAAGCTTTTATAACTCTTGGGAGACAGGGGCACGAGCCCAATTAGAAATCGACCTCCCCGAGGTAGTCGGGGTTTTAGGAAGGATGATCGAACAACAACTTAAACAGCCTGTCCAGCGACAAATGTGGTACGACGGAATCCCTGATTCTGGTCCACACCGCTACCAACGTGCACTCCGCACTTGCGATGGAGTGCAACTTCGCGCTGGCCAATTGATCGAATGGGGTGAGCGTCGCACACAAAAAGCAGTGGACACTCGCCTCGTTGCCGACCTTGTTCTCGCAGGTGTGCGTGGACAATGTTCCGACATCGTGCTGGTCAGTGGTGACGCCGATATGATTCCGGGCGTGCAGGAAGCAGCAAACGCTGGCCTACGCGTCCATCTTTATGGCTTCGGTTGGGACTCCATGTCTTCACAGCTACGCCACTGCTGCGATACCACCACCATTTTGGATCCACGCGAGGACTTCGCCGACTGCATGCAGCTCCAAGTCCTTGAAGGTCCGCTCCCTCCCGTTGTCCGCGTCAAGCCAATTAACGATGCAGAACCCATTGAGGAGCTGGATTTCACTCCAGTTCCTGGTGTGGCAACGCCATTTGCGAAAGATGAGGGAGCTGCTACCGAGTCGGCACCTGCCGCTGGGGAAATCCCTGGGGACGTCTCGGCAGAGGCTGGGGCATCTGAGAGTTCGCCTGCCGTTTCGCCCGATGAAAAGTTCTCCCCTCGCCCAGGCGAACCTGCCGAGGCACTGGAAGATCAGATGTGCGAGGCGCAAAACTCTCTAGATAAGGCAGAGAAGGTAGTCGCAGAACCACCAATTGATCCACAGGTCACAATGCCACAATCGGCCCAAGTGCCCACTCCTGGCAAAGTCCCTGAAGGTGCACCTTCTGCGTCGTCTTCAGCCGTTTCCCCTTCGCCTACTTCGATGCCGTCTGCGCCCAAGCCGGCTGCTCCCAAGCCTGCAGCACCAAAACCGCAGGCGCCATCGCCTTCGGATATTGCTGAGAAACAGCCGGTTGCGAAATCAGCTCCTGCCGAGTCTTCGCAGGTAGAGAAAAAGATTGAGGAATCCCGACCAAAGATTCCAAATCCATCCATGATGGCTCCCCGCCGTAAGCTTCGTTCCCGCTACGTTCCACTTCCTAACGAAGTGTGGGCAACGGCTGGGTTCCAAACTCCTTACGATGTTGGGCAGCAATACGCATCATGGTGGTTCGAAAACGCTGCGACCAGCACACAACGCGATCAAGCTCACTTGTTGTCAGGTGGCGGTCTCCCACCAGAGATCGATCGTCCGCTGTTGCAGTTCGCGTGTGAAACGCTCCACGAATACACCTTGACGGAAGCGCAGCGCGTGAGCTTGCGCGATGGTTTCCATTCTGGAATTCGTGCCGTGCTGTTGAATCAGCGAAACCAGTAG
- a CDS encoding MFS transporter yields MFCVNTFNFLTWAFITDLIDYQEVRTGHRDDATLYAIYSRARNLDQVFAGFFISGSLAWVGFDSAVAYHGLAHPGDAVNGVYFLANLVPGVVLIFISRALMLLYPLKKKRVEENGQILVGKEELSSAFPSCRNLQSTSASCRDFVRSDAEEDQPLDLPHLLSCDKILRGNIYR; encoded by the coding sequence ATGTTCTGCGTGAACACCTTCAACTTCCTCACCTGGGCGTTCATCACTGACCTTATTGACTACCAGGAGGTCCGCACCGGACACCGCGACGACGCAACCCTCTACGCGATCTACTCTAGGGCTCGTAACCTTGATCAGGTATTTGCTGGCTTCTTCATCTCCGGATCCCTCGCATGGGTAGGCTTCGATTCCGCAGTCGCGTATCACGGCTTGGCTCATCCTGGGGATGCCGTCAATGGTGTCTACTTCCTGGCGAACCTTGTTCCAGGCGTCGTCCTAATTTTCATCTCACGTGCACTGATGCTCCTTTACCCGCTGAAGAAGAAGCGCGTTGAGGAGAACGGTCAGATTCTTGTGGGGAAGGAGGAGTTGTCCTCGGCCTTTCCCAGCTGTCGGAATCTGCAGTCTACCAGCGCTAGTTGCCGCGATTTTGTCCGCTCTGATGCGGAAGAAGACCAACCTCTAGACCTTCCCCACTTACTGTCATGTGACAAAATACTGAGGGGCAACATATACAGGTAA
- a CDS encoding PadR family transcriptional regulator: protein MRFRELNNDPCGHQNFDDRPGRRHPRRNHGGHRPGRGRGGRAGRGDLRNVILILLASEPMHGYQIITIIGEQTAGNWTPSPGTVYPTLSLLEDEGLISISSDMGRKMARLTNDGERAVEENRSAWEKILEAYRNPESREVHVFNIRAEFHKVREAAKAAPDDKAEQIIEILRRAADDIKNL from the coding sequence ATGCGTTTTAGAGAACTGAACAATGATCCTTGTGGACACCAGAACTTCGATGATCGTCCCGGACGGCGCCACCCTCGCAGAAACCACGGAGGGCATCGCCCAGGGCGTGGTCGAGGTGGTAGGGCGGGACGCGGCGACCTTCGCAACGTCATCCTCATCCTGCTGGCTTCGGAACCAATGCACGGCTACCAAATCATCACCATCATCGGTGAACAGACGGCGGGCAACTGGACTCCCAGCCCTGGCACCGTGTATCCCACGCTGTCTCTGCTTGAAGATGAAGGCTTGATCTCCATCTCCAGCGATATGGGCAGAAAAATGGCCCGCCTCACCAACGACGGCGAGCGGGCTGTGGAGGAGAACCGCAGTGCGTGGGAGAAAATCCTGGAAGCTTACCGCAACCCAGAATCCCGCGAAGTGCATGTTTTCAACATCCGAGCTGAATTCCACAAGGTTCGGGAAGCGGCAAAAGCTGCCCCCGATGACAAAGCCGAGCAAATTATCGAGATTTTAAGGAGAGCAGCAGATGACATCAAGAACCTTTGA
- the trxA gene encoding thioredoxin yields MATIDVTEATFEETVTGEGIVLVDAWASWCGPCRQFAPTYAKVSEDHEDATFAKLDTEANQGLAAALEIQSIPTLMIFRDGIMVFREAGTMPAPALDDLVKQVKALDMDDVRRQIAEQQQGDAEA; encoded by the coding sequence ATGGCAACCATCGACGTCACCGAAGCAACATTCGAAGAAACCGTTACCGGAGAGGGTATTGTCCTCGTAGACGCATGGGCATCTTGGTGCGGTCCTTGCCGCCAGTTTGCTCCAACCTACGCAAAGGTCTCTGAGGATCACGAGGACGCCACCTTCGCAAAGCTCGACACTGAAGCAAACCAGGGTCTCGCAGCTGCCCTGGAAATTCAGTCCATCCCTACCCTGATGATCTTCCGTGACGGCATCATGGTCTTCCGCGAAGCAGGCACCATGCCAGCTCCTGCACTTGATGATCTGGTCAAGCAGGTTAAGGCTTTGGACATGGATGACGTTCGTCGTCAGATCGCAGAGCAGCAGCAGGGTGACGCAGAAGCATAG
- a CDS encoding PspA/IM30 family protein, which produces MANPLSKGWKYLMASFDNKIDENADPKVQIQQATEAAQKQHQQIMQHASQIIGQQKQLEMKLNRLVADRDKLQDQARQAIQLADKATADGDTAKAQQFNNTAEVFASQLVAVEQQLEQTTALHQQAEVAAKDAVAKSKESEMRLKEQMSQIDALRAQADQAKMQETVTKSMDSMNQFGTQDGSVPTLDSVREKIERRYADALGAQELTQNTVGDRMAEIQQSGTDMRAAARLEELRAEALGISAGSKGELEAGVEDAEEVVDETVTSAADVENSAAQSETNSAEDVEDAEKK; this is translated from the coding sequence ATGGCTAATCCGCTCAGCAAGGGCTGGAAGTACCTTATGGCATCTTTCGACAACAAGATCGATGAGAATGCTGATCCAAAAGTTCAGATTCAACAGGCTACCGAAGCTGCACAAAAGCAACACCAGCAGATTATGCAACATGCCTCCCAGATCATCGGCCAGCAGAAGCAGCTCGAGATGAAGCTCAACCGCCTTGTTGCCGACCGCGATAAGCTGCAAGATCAAGCCCGTCAGGCCATCCAATTGGCAGACAAAGCAACCGCCGATGGCGATACCGCGAAAGCGCAGCAGTTTAATAACACCGCTGAGGTATTTGCGTCCCAGCTCGTTGCCGTTGAGCAGCAGTTAGAACAGACTACTGCGCTGCATCAGCAGGCAGAAGTTGCAGCGAAGGATGCTGTGGCGAAGTCTAAAGAATCCGAGATGCGCCTCAAAGAGCAGATGTCTCAGATCGATGCACTGCGCGCCCAGGCTGACCAGGCCAAGATGCAGGAAACTGTCACCAAGTCCATGGACTCCATGAATCAGTTCGGTACTCAAGATGGTTCTGTTCCTACCTTGGATTCAGTCCGTGAGAAGATCGAGCGCCGATACGCCGACGCCTTGGGTGCTCAGGAGCTTACCCAGAACACCGTTGGAGATCGTATGGCTGAGATCCAGCAGTCCGGCACCGACATGCGTGCAGCTGCTCGCCTTGAGGAGCTTCGCGCTGAGGCTCTCGGTATTTCCGCAGGTTCCAAGGGTGAACTTGAAGCTGGAGTAGAGGACGCGGAGGAAGTAGTCGATGAGACTGTGACTTCGGCTGCTGACGTTGAGAATTCTGCAGCGCAGAGCGAGACTAATTCCGCTGAAGATGTGGAAGACGCTGAAAAGAAGTAA
- a CDS encoding sugar phosphate isomerase/epimerase family protein — MGKINITAPFEEHLERVRHGVEVAKLSGAKYIRIFSFFNPEGSDPAQYLDEVIARTRVMVELAKQGGITLLHENEKGVYGDSSERVKCLLPTINAPPTAGFKKLPTMSKQDSSLSTRHVQW, encoded by the coding sequence TTGGGCAAGATCAATATCACTGCTCCTTTCGAGGAGCACCTAGAGAGGGTACGCCATGGAGTTGAGGTGGCAAAGCTCTCCGGCGCGAAATACATCCGCATCTTCTCCTTCTTTAATCCTGAAGGTTCAGACCCTGCGCAGTACCTCGACGAAGTGATCGCCAGGACGCGTGTGATGGTTGAACTTGCGAAGCAGGGTGGCATCACCTTGTTGCACGAAAATGAAAAAGGCGTCTACGGTGATTCGTCTGAACGCGTTAAATGTCTGTTGCCCACCATCAACGCCCCGCCTACCGCGGGTTTTAAAAAGCTGCCAACTATGTCCAAACAGGATTCAAGCCTTTCGACGAGGCATGTCCAGTGGTGA
- a CDS encoding Gfo/Idh/MocA family oxidoreductase, whose amino-acid sequence MTNTINADYKSMRITVVNVALVGSGDIATVHAEALEALGEKLNINFVAVVDKDQFAAQEFVDRTGLDVNAHTSLDELFAHGTIQSPAPPRGNRSRL is encoded by the coding sequence TTGACGAACACCATTAATGCTGACTACAAGTCGATGAGAATCACAGTGGTCAACGTGGCCCTAGTTGGTAGTGGTGATATCGCAACCGTCCACGCAGAAGCACTCGAGGCATTGGGCGAAAAACTCAACATCAATTTTGTTGCTGTGGTGGACAAGGATCAATTCGCAGCGCAGGAATTTGTGGATCGCACGGGTCTGGATGTCAACGCTCATACAAGCCTTGACGAGCTCTTTGCGCACGGAACCATCCAATCCCCGGCACCGCCACGTGGAAATCGATCTCGACTGTGA